A region from the Planctomycetota bacterium genome encodes:
- a CDS encoding AraC family transcriptional regulator translates to MPSGTGLVDFNGIGHEVRDGRYGFDVRRRRDRPHVVLQLTLDGVGWHEGETTGRTLLPFGHVFLERFPGPFSYGTEGQHYELIFLSLRGPVAEALADQAAQTFGPCFAVAEPAGLAADLQALNREARTGPLKGDPFALSSRLYAIVAGALSKADAARRAGAEGDPLVGDTRRLIDRHAGRRDFSVAALAERLGVSREHLTRTFSRRTGTTPADAIAQTRLRLAASLLRSTDRSLDDIARRSGFAGANYLCRQFRKKVGVTPTDFRQRRWLAGP, encoded by the coding sequence GTGCCGTCTGGAACGGGATTGGTCGATTTTAACGGAATCGGACACGAAGTCCGTGACGGCCGGTACGGGTTCGACGTCCGCCGACGACGCGATCGCCCGCACGTCGTCCTGCAGCTCACGCTCGACGGGGTCGGCTGGCACGAAGGCGAGACGACGGGGCGAACGCTGCTGCCGTTCGGCCACGTGTTCCTCGAACGGTTTCCCGGCCCGTTTTCGTACGGAACCGAAGGGCAGCACTACGAGCTCATCTTCCTCTCGCTCCGTGGCCCGGTTGCCGAGGCGTTGGCGGACCAAGCGGCCCAGACGTTTGGGCCGTGCTTCGCCGTCGCGGAACCCGCCGGCCTTGCGGCGGATCTGCAGGCGCTCAATCGCGAGGCGCGGACCGGGCCGCTGAAGGGCGATCCGTTCGCGCTGTCGTCGCGGCTCTACGCGATCGTGGCCGGGGCACTTTCCAAGGCCGATGCAGCCCGGCGTGCGGGGGCCGAGGGCGACCCGCTCGTGGGGGACACGCGGCGACTCATCGACCGGCACGCCGGCCGACGTGATTTCAGCGTCGCCGCGTTGGCCGAACGGCTCGGCGTGAGCCGGGAGCACCTGACGCGAACGTTCTCCCGACGTACCGGCACGACGCCCGCCGACGCGATCGCCCAGACGCGTCTGCGCCTGGCAGCATCGTTGCTGCGTTCGACCGATCGATCGCTCGACGACATCGCCCGACGCAGCGGCTTTGCAGGTGCCAACTACCTGTGCCGCCAGTTCCGCAAAAAGGTCGGCGTTACGCCCACCGACTTCCGCCAGCGCCGCTGGCTCGCCGGTCCGTGA
- a CDS encoding bifunctional 5,10-methylenetetrahydrofolate dehydrogenase/5,10-methenyltetrahydrofolate cyclohydrolase yields MQPSATSDDKLIDGRRLAAESRQQTAERVASLGVPVKLAAILCGDPGGAAVYADRQAQSCRDVGIDYVLRRLPEDASFDRIATEIVRLNNDPTVTGVMVHLPLPGGIDPTPLQSLIALHKDVEGVSPANIGRVVYGRTLLAPCTARAAVELIESTDVPIEGAEAVVVGASEIAGKPMALLLTQRKATVTICQKETRDLVAHTSRADILVVAVGRPNLIGPDHVKHGAVVIDVGINRVTSFDGKKSTVGDVDFDRVLAKAGRITPVPGGVGPMTVAMLLANTARAAEVQAERQ; encoded by the coding sequence ATGCAGCCGTCGGCGACCAGTGACGACAAGCTCATCGACGGCCGACGGCTCGCGGCCGAAAGTCGTCAGCAGACGGCCGAGCGCGTCGCGTCGCTCGGCGTGCCCGTCAAGCTCGCGGCCATCCTCTGCGGCGACCCGGGCGGCGCGGCTGTCTACGCAGATCGCCAGGCACAAAGCTGTCGCGACGTCGGTATCGACTACGTCCTTCGCCGGCTGCCGGAAGACGCGTCGTTCGACCGAATCGCGACCGAAATCGTCCGCCTGAACAACGATCCGACCGTGACGGGCGTGATGGTCCACCTGCCGCTGCCCGGCGGGATCGATCCGACGCCGCTGCAGAGCCTGATCGCGCTGCACAAGGACGTCGAGGGCGTCAGCCCGGCCAACATCGGACGCGTCGTCTACGGCCGCACGCTGCTCGCCCCGTGCACGGCCCGGGCGGCGGTCGAGCTGATCGAGTCGACCGACGTGCCGATCGAAGGCGCCGAGGCCGTCGTCGTCGGCGCGAGCGAGATCGCCGGCAAGCCGATGGCCCTGCTCCTGACGCAGCGGAAGGCGACGGTCACGATCTGCCAGAAGGAGACGCGTGATCTTGTCGCCCACACGAGCCGGGCGGACATCCTCGTCGTCGCCGTCGGCCGACCGAACCTGATCGGGCCGGACCACGTGAAGCACGGTGCCGTCGTGATCGACGTCGGCATCAATCGCGTGACGAGCTTCGACGGCAAAAAGAGCACCGTTGGCGACGTCGACTTCGACCGCGTCCTCGCCAAGGCGGGTCGAATCACGCCCGTCCCGGGTGGCGTGGGGCCGATGACAGTGGCGATGCTGCTGGCGAACACCGCACGAGCCGCCGAAGTGCAGGCCGAGCGGCAGTGA